ATAAGCTGCTCTTCGACCCTGTACCACGGAGACCAGTTGGACGACGAACTCAGCGCCAGGCGTGTCAGTGGGCGTCGACGGTGGGTCAGATGGATGTTGGTATTCGACAGTGCACGATGCGAGCACGACAAGCGCGATCACAACCGCGAGTGCGCGCAACACGATGTGAGGGGATGTCACGGATCACATTGTCACACGAGGTGTCACCGGGTCACAAGCTGCACGAGGCACCTGCGCACGGGAGGATTACTCTCTCGGGATCCGGCTCGCGTTCTCTGCCAGCCAACCCTTGAAGGTCTGCACGTTCGGCAAGAGCGAACGTGAAAAACCAAGGTCACGATGGCCGCAGAACAGGTCCTGGAAGTCACGCTTGAACTGGAACATGTTGCCGAGATCCTCTGCGCCGGGGAAGCCGAGCCCCCGGTAGACATCCGGCTCGATCGAGTTGTAGACCACCTTTGCGTCGTAGGCCTGGGAGAGGGCGTCGGCCATCTCCGCACCGGTCAGGTGCTCGCCGGCGATGCCGACCGTCTCGCCTATGAACTCGTCGCCACGCTTGAAGATCTCGTAGGCGGCTCGTCCGATGTCCTCGGCCGCAATCCCTGGGAGCTTGCCCTCGCCCATAGGCAGGGTCAGCGCCAGGGTACCGTCCGGACCTTCTTTCGGCCCCATTCCAAAGTGAATCAGGTTGTCCCAGTAGAACGAGGTCAGCAGATTGGTGGTCGGAACGCCTTCGTCCGAGAACACATGGTCGGACTCGCCCTTGGCGTCGAAGTGGGGGACCTTGTACGACCCCATGAGTGTCGGCATGCGATCGTCCTCGAGCGGCACCCACCGGCGGGTGTCCTCGAGAGTCGACCAGATGACGTGCTCGACGCCGGCCTTTCTGGCGGCGACCGCCATGTTCCTGATGTGCTCCTTCTCCTTCTCCGGCGAGAAATGCTCCCAGAAGAAGGTGACGCAGTAGGCACCGTGTGCACCATCGAATGCCCTCTCGAGACTCTCGACGTCGTCGAGGTCTGCCGCCACGACCTCAGCGCCCATCGCCGCGAGTTCCCGCGCTTTCGGGGAGTCCGCATTCCTGGTGACGGCTCGGGCAAAAAACCCTCCGTCCGAATCGTCGAGGATTGCGCGTACTAATCCGCCGCCCTGTGCCCCGGTGGCCCCGACGACGGCGATGATCTTCTTCTCGGACATGGCTTACCTCCCGGTGTCGTCGAGCGCCGGGTGCGGTGCTCGACTGTGGTTGCGATTCGGTCCCTTTTAACAACAACAGTCACCGAAGAGATCTTCCAAGTCCGGCGTTCCTCCTCACTTCTCGCGCTGGCGTTTCATCTGTTTGGAGGCCTTTTTGATCGATTTCCACTTCTTCCGCTCGGCGCGCTCCGCGCCCTCGTCCTGTTTGATCTCGAGATAGTCAAGCTCTCGCTGGAGCTTCTGATAGCTTTCCAGGCGTTCTTCCTCGATCTCTCCCGCGTCGACCGCGGCGAGCACCGCGCATCCAGGCTCATTCGCGTGACTGCAGTCGCCGAACTTGCAGCGCTCCGCGAGAGCTTCGATCTCACCGAAGGTGTCGCCGAGGGCGTCGTCCGTGCTCCACAGCTGGATTTCCCGCAGACCGGGGTTGTCGATCAGCAGGCCTCCGCGCGGAAGCTCGAACATCTGGCGATGAGTGGTCGTGTGGCGTCCCCGATCGTCACTCTCGCGAACCTCTGCGGTGCGCATGGCGTCGCGGCCGAGGAGCCGGTTGATCAGCGTCGACTTGCCGACTCCCGACGAGCCGATGAGCACGACCGTTTCGCCCCGGTTGAGATACGGACTGAGCTGATCAATGCCCCGATCTTCCCGGGCGCTCAGCGACAGGACCGGAACTCCGGGCGCGATGCTCTCGACCTCCCGGCGCAAGCTGTCGGCGTCCTCCGGGACATCGGCCTTGTTGAGCACGACGACCGGCAGCGCGCCGCTCTCCCAGGCTGTCGCCAACAGGCGCTCCATGCGTCGCAGATTGAAATCACCGTCCAGTCCCATGACGAGAAAGACGGTGTCCACGTTGGCCGCGACGACCTGTTCTTCGGTCCTGTCTCCTGCGACGTTTCTCGACAGGCGGGTCTTCCTCGGGAGGATTTCGTGGATGACCGCCGAGCTGCAGTCTTCGGCCTTCTTCGCGGCGACCCAGTCGCCGACCGCGGGAAGGTCGGCGGAGCTGTAAGCGTTGTGTCGAAGCCGTCCACTCACGTACGCCTCGATCTCCACCTCGGCC
The nucleotide sequence above comes from Acidobacteriota bacterium. Encoded proteins:
- a CDS encoding NmrA/HSCARG family protein, translated to MSEKKIIAVVGATGAQGGGLVRAILDDSDGGFFARAVTRNADSPKARELAAMGAEVVAADLDDVESLERAFDGAHGAYCVTFFWEHFSPEKEKEHIRNMAVAARKAGVEHVIWSTLEDTRRWVPLEDDRMPTLMGSYKVPHFDAKGESDHVFSDEGVPTTNLLTSFYWDNLIHFGMGPKEGPDGTLALTLPMGEGKLPGIAAEDIGRAAYEIFKRGDEFIGETVGIAGEHLTGAEMADALSQAYDAKVVYNSIEPDVYRGLGFPGAEDLGNMFQFKRDFQDLFCGHRDLGFSRSLLPNVQTFKGWLAENASRIPRE
- the rsgA gene encoding ribosome small subunit-dependent GTPase A; protein product: MTLETYGWTQHLSDAFEPFRERGLTAARVTLSNRGRYLVQTAEVEIEAYVSGRLRHNAYSSADLPAVGDWVAAKKAEDCSSAVIHEILPRKTRLSRNVAGDRTEEQVVAANVDTVFLVMGLDGDFNLRRMERLLATAWESGALPVVVLNKADVPEDADSLRREVESIAPGVPVLSLSAREDRGIDQLSPYLNRGETVVLIGSSGVGKSTLINRLLGRDAMRTAEVRESDDRGRHTTTHRQMFELPRGGLLIDNPGLREIQLWSTDDALGDTFGEIEALAERCKFGDCSHANEPGCAVLAAVDAGEIEEERLESYQKLQRELDYLEIKQDEGAERAERKKWKSIKKASKQMKRQREK